GTCTTCCGGGACCGTCGCCTCGGTCGCTTCCGCCACGGGCGCCGTCGGCTTCTGTTCGGCGGGCTTGCCGCAGGCGGCGAGGGCGAGAAGGGCGATGAGGGGGAGGTGGCGGATCATGCCGGGCACCCTAGCGCCAAGCGTCGAGGGTTTGAACTGCTCAACTGCCGTCTGGCAGGGCCGCCAGCGCCGCTTGCCCGGCGGCGGTGATCTCCCAGCCCTCGCGGCTGCGGGCCGCCAGGCCGAACTCGGTCAGGGCCCGGGCGTCGGCGATATTGATGAAATCGACCGGCCGGCCGGCCTTCTTGGCCGCCAGGTTGCGCAGCGCCGTCAGCTGCGTCTCGCTCAACGCCATCACTGGCCTCCGGACAGGGGATTGGGCCGGGCCGCGGCGCGGCGGGCCAGGGTGGTGTCGAGCACCTGCCGTAGCCGGGTGGCCTCGGCGTTCAGGTCGGTGACGTCGTCCTCCAGCTGCGCGACGCGGCTCTTCAGATAGGCGTTCTCGCGCTGCAGGCGGGCCAGTTCCTCGCTCACGGGGCCTTGGCCGCCAACGCCAGCTGGTTCCTGACCACCGCCTTCAGGAGGGCGGTGCGGTGCGGGCTGTGGCCGCCGCCGGCCAGTTCGGCGCGGGCGCCTTCCAGCACCTCGCCGCGATGCCGGCCGCCAAGCGCCCAGGCCTCGGCCCGGATCTCGGCGGCGCCGACGCTGCCTTCGCCGACCGAGTTGAGATAGCCCCAGAAGCCGCTCACTTGGGGCCGCGCGTCGAGCGCGGATCGCTGAGGCCCGAGCCGTTCATCGGCTTGGGAATCCGCACCGCGCCGCTTGAGCGGCTGTCGGTGAGGAAATGGCGGGGCTTGGGGGGAGTGCCGGACATGACGTCCTTTCAGGCCGGGAGATTGGCGCGGCGCGCCGCAACCCCCAGCCCTTTCGATATAGGGGCTTGGCGTCAACAAAGCTTGCCTTATCGCGCGCAGGCCGCGCAGCCGGGGTCGGCGCCGACCCGCACGGTCCGGCTCTCGCCATGCAGGCCGTCATAGATCAGCAGCCGGCCGCCCAGCGTCTGGCCGGCGCCGGCGATCACCTTCACCGCCTCCAGCGCCATCATCGAGCCGATCACCCCGGCCAGGGCGCCGACGACGCCGACCGCCACGCAGGTCTCGGCGTCCGGCGGGACATCCGGCACCAGGCAGCGATAGCAGGGCGCACGGCCAAACACCCCGACCTGCCCGGTCCAGCGGCCGATGGCGCCGCTGACCAGGGGAACCCCGGCCGCCACGCAGGCGTCGCTGACCATCAGCCGGGTCTCGAAATTGTCCGTGCCGTCGAGCACCAGGTCGTGGCCGGCGACGAGGCCGGCGACATTGGCGGCCGTCACCGCCGGGGCCGCCGTCACCGTCACATGCGGATTGAGCGCCGCCAGATGCTCGGCCCCGGCCGCCGTCTTGGCCCGGCCGACATCGGCGGTGGCGAACAGGATCTGCCGCTGCAGGTTCGACAGGCTGACCACGTCGTCGTCGCTGAGGGTGATGGCGCCGACCCCGGCCGCGGCCAGGTAGAGGGCCGCCGGCGAGCCCAGGCCGCCGGCCCCGACGATCAGCACCCGCGTCGCCTTCAGCCGTTGCTGCCCCGGCCCGCCGACCTCCCGCAGCACCAGATGGCGGGCGTACCGTTCGACCTCGCCCTCGCTGAACGCCACCTTGACCTCGCTTCCGCCCGCGACCACATCGGAGCCATGCAAAACAGCAACAGCTTCCCCGACTGGCACGGCACCACCATCCTCGCGGTCGCCAAGGACGGCAAGACCGTCATCGCCGGCGATGGTCAGGTGTCGATGGGCGCCACCGTCGTCAAGGGTTCGGCCAGGAAGGTCCGGCGGCTGGCCGGCGGCAAGGTTATCGCCGGCTTTGCCGGGGCCACGGCCGACGCCTTCACCCTGCTGGAGCGGCTTGAGGCCAAGCTGGAGCAATACCCCGACCAGCTGGCCCGGGCCTGTGTCGACCTGGCCAAGGACTGGCGGACGGACCGCTACCTGCGCCGGCTGGAGGCCATGCTGATCGTCGCCGACAAGAGCAGCATCTACACCGTCACCGGCGTCGGCGATGTGCTGGAGCCCGACCAGGGCGTCGCCGCCATCGGCTCGGGCGGGTCATATGCCCTGGCCGCCGCCCGCGCCCTGATCGACGGCGACCTCGACGCCGAAACCATCGCCCGCAAGGCCATGGGCATCGCCGCCGACATCTGTGTCTACACCAACGGGTCGCTGACGGTGGAAACGGTCTGACCCACGCCGGACTCACCCCTGGCCTGTCACCCTCCGGCCCGCGAAGCGGGAACCGGGGGGCCCAGGGCGGCTCTGGAAAGACTCCCAGCCGTTTTCACGCGGACGGTTGGGTCCCCCGGTCCGCTTCGCGGCCGGAGGATGACATTGCTGGGGGTGGGGCCTACCGCCCACGCAGCTTCAGCGAAATCTCGTCGTGGACCTGGCGGCTGATGCCGTAGGGCCAGAGCAGGGCCACGCCGACGCAGCTGATCACGGCGGCCAGCGGGCCGTGGACGACAACCAGCCGGATCAGGGCGTCGGGATCGACCGCCAGCAGCGGATCGGCCTTGCGCGGCATGCCCATGATGTCCAGGCCGATGCCGGCCAGCAGCACCCCGACGCCGCTGGCCGCCTTGGCCGCGAAGGTGATGCCCGAGAAATACAGCCCCTCGCGCCGGCGGCCAAAGCGCAGCTCATGCTCGTCGGCGGCGTCGGCCATCATCGCCGGGAAGGCGACGAGGACCAGACCGATGCCGATGCCGGCGACGATCATCATCACCATCAGGGGCGCGACCGCCGCCTGGCCCGACGGCCGGTAGAGGCCGGCGATCCACAGCAGCGGCGCGACCAGCCAGACCAGGTTCAGCATGGTCACCCCGATCATCACCACTGACCGCTTCTCGAACCAGCGGGCCAGGGCCGGGGCCGAGGGCACGCCGATCAGGGTGCCGATCAGCAGCACGAAGGTCAGCTTCTGGATCTCGTCGGTGCCGATCTTCCAGACATAGGTGTTCTGGTGCGCCCCGGTGGTGCCGTTGACCCCGATGGCCACCATGATCAGCAGGCAGGAGAAGAACAGGATGCGGAAAGAGCGGTTGGAGAAGATCTCCATCACCTCGCCGGGCAGGCGGCGAAGCATGGAATGGCTGGTCGTTTCGGGCTGCGGCAGGCCGATGGCGTAGCGGGCGATGCCGGCGCAGCAGAGGATCATGCAGACGGTCAGCAAGCCCGCCACCGCCCAGCCGAAGGCCGGATAGGCGGCGACCTTGAACAGGCCTTCGGGCGGCGTCAGGTAGACGCTGTAGGCCAGGATGATGACGACCACCGCCGACAGCAGGCCGATCACCGTGCGCCAGACCACGATCCGCGAGCGCTCAAGGTAGCCGTCCGACAGCTCGGCCCCCAGGGCGATGAGGGGGACGTTGAACAGCGAGGTGGCCCCGCGGGCAAGCATCGAGGCGCCCAGCAGCCAGGCGAACAGCATGACCTCCGAAAGACCCTTGGGCGGGGCGAAGATCAGTCCAAAGCCCAGCGCCACCAGCGGAATGCTGAGCAGCATGAGCGGCAACCGCCGGCCCAGCTTCGACTTGATGTTGTCGGAAATCGAGCCGACCAGCGGGTCCATGATGGCGTCGGCGCAGAGGCTCAGGCCGACGGCGATGCCGGTCAGGATGCCGGACAGCCCAAGCACCTGGGTGTAGTAGAAAAACGTGAACGGCAGGGCGACATCGAAGCCGCCGCTCTGGACCGCCTGACCCAGGCCATAGGCAAACTTGACGTGAATGGGCGGCTTGAACGCCGGGACGACAACGGCTTCCGCAGTGTTCACGCGCTTCCCCTTGGTCTTATCGTTGGCGGGAAGGTGGGACCATATCGACCCCCTGCGCAATGATGACCCGACGTCACGGCGCCGAACATGACGGCGAATTAAATGGTCCGGACCGGCGTTCGGTGACATTCAGCCCGCCCCGCAGACCGGCGTTCGTTTATGGGCTGCGAAAATCCTCCCCCCTCCAAGGTCTGAAGAGAATGATCCACCACGCCTCCATCCCCGCCCACGATCCCGAACATGTCACCCGCGTCCTGGCCGAGGTCATGCACGGCGCCGCCTATCCCTTCCCCGGCAATATCCCCGGGGCCTTCATGGCGGTTTCCGGCGACGACCACGGCACCATGATCGAGGTCTATCCCTACGCCACCCAGGCCCTGCCCGGTCCGGACGGCGGCCCGGTCGAGCCCGGCCTCAACGCCCAGCCGCCGGCCCATTGGCCCTTCCACCTGCTGCTGTCGGTCGCCGCCGAAGAGCAGGAAATCCTCGCCATCGCCGCCCGCGAGGGCTGGCACGCCCGCCGCTATGGCCGCGGCGCCCCCGGCGAGCCGCCGATGTTCGAGGTCATCGAATTCTGGATCGAGAACAGCGTCATGCTGGAACTGGCCCCCGCCGACCTGATCGGCGCCTACGAGACCCTGTTCCGGCACCCCAACCTGGCCGAGGCCGGGATCAACCCGCTCTAGGCGCGAACCAGCCGCCGGCCCACAGGGCCAGGGCCACCAGCACCGGCTGCATCGCCAGCCGGGGCCCGTGGTACCACCAGCTGTCCGGCAGGCCCGGCACATGCACCCCGCCGAAGGCATGGTGGAGGTTGGCCGGAAACACGCCGATGGCGTAGAGCGCCAGGCCGAGCCCCGCCCAGCGGCGCAGGCGCGGGATCAGCAGGCCGAGGCCGCCGGCGATCTCCGCCAGGCCGGTCAGCTGGATGACCAGGGCCGGCTCCGGGATCCAAGGCGGCATGATCGGCAGGAAGCTTGGCGCCGCCACCAGGTGGAACAGGCCGAAGGCGGCGTAGACCGGGCCGAGGACCCAGCAGGCGACGAGGCGGGCGGTCATCGCAGGGGATAGTCCCCCTCCAGCCGATAGGCCGAGCCGTCGCGGGTCTGGTGGGTCGAATAGAGGCCGAACCGCTTGACGGTGAAGGCCGGGCTGCGCAGCAGGTTGTTGGCCGCCTCCCAGTCCATGACCGCGCCGGGGTCGGGGCGTTTGAGGTAGGCCAGGGTCACATGCGGCCGGTAAAGCCGGGTGTCGGCCGCGATCCCGGCCCGCCGCGCCGCGCTCTCGCAGCGTTTCTGCAGCCGGGTCAGGGCGGCGTTCTCCGCCACGCCGGCCCAGATGGCGTGGATGTCCTGCGGCTCGCCGAAATGCCCGACGCCGGCCAGCTGCAGGTCGAAGGGCTCGATGGCGATGGCCGACAGTTCGGCGTCGAGGTCGTCGGCCCGCGTCTCCGGCGTGTCGCCGACGAAGCGCAGGGTGATGTGCAGCTGCTCGGCCGTGCGCCAGCGGGCGCCGTTGAAGCCGGTCTGATGCGCGGCCAGGCCCTGGGCGATGTCCCAGGGAATGGCGATGGCGGCGAAGAGTCTGAGCATGGGATTTGCAAATCCTCCCCCGTTTACGGGGGAGGGGGACCGCGAAGCGGTGTGGGGGCGAGGGCCGTGCGGCGACGGCTCTCAGGAATGGCCAACATAGAGGTGAAGACGGCGCTCTGTCACTCGCCCCTTCCACCACCCGCTTCGCGGGCGGTCCCCCTTCCCCGCAAGCGGGGAAGGATGGTGCGCTTTACGGACAGGGATTGGGCCGCTCGACGTGCAGGGCGTCGACGGCCTTCTCGAGCTCCGGCGTCCACACATAATCAAACGCGTCGATGTCCGTGGTCAGCTGCGCCATCGAGGTCGCGCCGATGATGGTCGAGGTCACGAAGGGGCGGCTGTCGCAGAACTTCAGGGCCAGGGTGGCCGGGTCGATGCCGTGTTGCGCCGCCAGGTCCACATAGCTGCGAATGGCCTCCTGCGAGCCGGGTCCGTCATAGCGCTGCATGCGGTTGTACAAGGTCTTGCGGGCCCCGGCCGGCAGGGCGCCGTCCAGGTACTTGCCGGTCAGCGCCCCCTGGGCCAGGGGCGAATAGGGCAGCAGGCCGACGTCTTCCTGCACGCCGATCTCGGCCAGGCCGTACTCATAGACCCGGTTGACCAGGCTGTAGGCGTTCTGGATCGAGGCCACGCGCGGCAGGCCGAGGCGGTCGGAGACCTCGAGGAACTTCATCACCCCGTAGGGCGTCTCGTTGCTGACCCCGATGGCGCGGATCCGCCCGGCCTTCACATGGGCGTCGAGCGCCGTGAGGATGGCCTCGAACCCTTCATGGTCAGGGCCATAGGCCTGGAAGGTCATGCCGCCGAAGATGCGCACGGCCCGGTCCGGCCAGTGCAGCTGGTAGAGGTCGATGTAGTCGGTCTGCAGCCGCTTCAGCGAGGCCTCGACCGCCTCGTCGATCTGCGCCTTCGTCTGCCGCGTCGGCGAGCCGTCGGCCCGCAGCCAGCTCATCGGCGAGCGCCCGGCCACCTTGCTGGCGAGAACCACCTTGTCGCGTTTGCCCGATCTGGCGAACCAGGTCCCGATATGGCGCTCGGTCGAGCCTTGCGTCTCCGGCGTCGGCGGCGAGGCGTACATCTCGGCCGTGTCCCAGAAGGTGACCCCGCGCTCGAGGGCGTAGTCCATCTGTTCGTGGGCCTCGGCCTCGCTGTTCTGCGAGCCCCAGGTCATGGTGCCCAGGCAGCAGCGCGACACCGAAATGCCCGTGCGGCCGAGTTGTGAGTACTGCATCTGCCCCTTATCCCCTGTTTTTCGAAAGCCTACGCGGCCTGCCCTGACGGAAGTCAGGGGCCCGTCGCGCGCGGAAGGAAAATCTCTAGCCCAGCGTCCGCGCCACCACCGGCGCCAGGCCCCGGACGATGATTCGCACGCCCTCGGCGGTCGGATGGATGCCGTCCCGCTGGTTGAGGCGCGGAATACCGCCGACCCCGGCCAGCAGGTTGGGATACAGCGCCGCGCCGTGCTTCTTCGCCAGGGTCGGAAAGATCGCCGCGAAGTCCCGCGCATAGCTGCGGCCGAGCGCCGGCGGCGGGGCCATGCCGGCCAGCACCACCTTGATGCCGCGCGCCTTCAGCTTGCCGACGATGCGGTCGATGTTGGCGCTGGTCTTCTTCGGGTCGATGCCCTGCAGAAGATCGTTGCCGCCGAAGGCTACCACGCAGACATTGGTGTCGCTCTGGACGCTGAAATCGACCCGCGCCAGACCGGCCGCCGAGGTGTCGCCGGAGACGCCGGCCCCGCGCACCCTGACGCCCTTGCCCATCCGGTTGAGCTCGGCTTCCAGCACCGACGGCAGGGCGAGGTTGCGCGGCAGGCCCAGGCCGGCCGTGATGCTGTCGCCCAGCACGGTAACGATGCGGGGTTTGCCCTGCGCCAGGGCCGGGGCGGCCGGCAGCAGGACCAGGCCGGCCAGCGCCGCGCGACGCGTGAAAGATCGTTCAGGTGTGTTCGCCATCTCAGCGCCCTATGTAGGTGAGGTCATCGCTTTGCCCAACGCTTCCTCCCCGTTTCAACAGGCCGCCCCGCAATATGTTCGACGCCCAGACCACCACCTCGCCGCTTCGTCTTGAAGCGGTCACCCTGACCCTGCCCTCGGCGGCCGGGCCGGTGGAAATCCTCAAGGGCGTCGATCTCGAGGTGGCGCCCGGCGAACGGGTGGCCGTCGTCGGCCCCTCCGGCTCGGGCAAGTCGTCGCTGATCGCCGTGGCGGCGGGTCTGGAGCGGCCGACATCGGGGTCGGTGGCCTTGTTCGGACAGGACATGGGCAAACTTTCGGAGGACGGGCGGGCGAAACTGCGGCGGGCGCAAGTCAGCCTAGTGTTCCAGAGCTTCCACCTGCTGCCCAACATGACCGCACTCGAGAACGTCGCCGCCCCGCTGGAGATCGCCGGCCGCAAGGGGGCCGACGACACCGCCCGCGCCTGGCTGGCCAAGGTCGGCCTCGGCGAGCGACTGACCCACTATCCGCACCAGCTCAGCGGCGGCGAGCAACAGCGCGTCGCTCTGGCGCGAGCGCTGGCCGTCGAGCCCAAGCTGCTGTTCGCCGACGAGCCGACCGGCAACCTCGACGGGGTCAACGCCCACACCGTCGCCGACATGATGTTCGATCTGGTGGCCCAGACCGGGGCGGCCCTGGTGCTGGTCACCCACGATGTCGAGCTGGCCGCCCGGGCCGACCGCACCGTCACCATGGGCGATGGGCGGATCGTGGCATGAGCGACGCCGCCTCTATCCTCACCCGTAGCGCGCAGCGCGTACGGGGGAGGGGGACCGCGAAGCGGTGGAGGGGGCGAGGGCCGTGCGCCGCCCTCTCCGATTTTGCTCCGATCCCGTTCCCGATCGGCCTCACTCCGTCCCTCGCCCCCTCCACCACCCGCTTCGCGGGCGGTCCCCCTCCCCCGTACGGCCTTCGGCCTACGGGTGAGGATGAGATGTCTCAATGACCCTGCCGCTCTCCTTCCGCTTCGCCGCCCGTGAACTGCGCTCCGGCGTCGCCGGGTTCCGCATCTTCCTGGCCTGCCTGGCGCTCGGCGTCGCCGCCATCGCCGCCGCCGGCTCGACGGCCGAGGCCTTCCGCCAGGGCCTGGCCACCCAGGGCCGCGAGATCCTCGGCGGCGACCTGCGGGTCAGCGTCGAGGACCGCCGCTTCACGGCTGAGGAACGCGCCCGTTTCCAGGCCATGGGCAAGACGGTCTTCGCCGCCGGCCAGGCCGCCATGGCCGAATCGCCGAACGGCGAGCGGCGGCTGGTCGAGCTGCGCGGCGTCACGCCCGGCTATCCGCTGGTCGGCAAGGTCGAGCTGACCGGCGCCCCCAATCTCGACGCCGCCTTCGCGCCCGATGGCGACGCCACCGGCGCGGCCATCGAGCAGGCCCTGTTCGACCGGCTGGGCCTGAAGCTCGGCGACCGCTTCCTGATCGGCGAGGCGAAGTTCGTCGCCCGCGCGGTGCTGGTTTCCGAACCGGACCGGCTGGGTCGCGGCTTCTCGCTCGCCCCCCGCGTCCTGACCAGCCTGAAAGCCGTCGAGGACGGCGGCTTCCTGGCCGAGGGCCTGCCCGACCGGGGCGAGACGGCCCGCATCGCCCTGCCCAAGGGCGCCGACGCCAACGCCGCCGCCCGGCTGCTCGATCCCCAGCGACCCAAGGAAGGCCTGGGCGAGCGGCGACGCGGTGAGCGCCAGGCGGGTCCGCCCCGCGAGGGCGGCGGCCTGGAAGTCCGCACGCGAGACGAGGCGGCGAACGGCGTCAAGCGGCTGATCGACCAGCTGGAGTATTTCCTGGGCTTCATCGGCCTGGCCTCGCTGGTGGCCGGCGGTCTCGGCGTGGCCGGGGCGGTCGGCGCCTATCTCGAGGCCCGCAAACCTTCGATCGCCACCCTCAAGGCGCTCGGCGCCGAGGGGGTGCTGATCCGCAACCTGTACCTGATCCAGGTCGCCGTCCTGGCCCTGCTGGGCGTCGGCATCGGCCTGGCCATCGGGGCCAGCGCCCCGCTGATCCTCGGCGAACTGGCGAAGGACAAGCTGCCGATCCCGGCCCTGTTCGCCGTCTATCCGATGCCGCTGCTGAAGGCCGCCGCCTTCGGCCTGCTGGCCGCCGCCGCCTTCAGCCTCGTGCCGCTGGCCCGCGCCCGCTCGACGCCGCCGTCGGCCCTGTTCCGCCGCGATCTGGCCGGCCGGGTCGGCTGGGGCCTGGAGCTGTGGGTCACGGTTCTGGCCGGCCTTGGCCTCGCCGGCCTCGCT
The nucleotide sequence above comes from Caulobacter sp. NIBR1757. Encoded proteins:
- the moeB gene encoding molybdopterin-synthase adenylyltransferase MoeB; the protein is MAFSEGEVERYARHLVLREVGGPGQQRLKATRVLIVGAGGLGSPAALYLAAAGVGAITLSDDDVVSLSNLQRQILFATADVGRAKTAAGAEHLAALNPHVTVTAAPAVTAANVAGLVAGHDLVLDGTDNFETRLMVSDACVAAGVPLVSGAIGRWTGQVGVFGRAPCYRCLVPDVPPDAETCVAVGVVGALAGVIGSMMALEAVKVIAGAGQTLGGRLLIYDGLHGESRTVRVGADPGCAACAR
- the hslV gene encoding ATP-dependent protease subunit HslV → MQNSNSFPDWHGTTILAVAKDGKTVIAGDGQVSMGATVVKGSARKVRRLAGGKVIAGFAGATADAFTLLERLEAKLEQYPDQLARACVDLAKDWRTDRYLRRLEAMLIVADKSSIYTVTGVGDVLEPDQGVAAIGSGGSYALAAARALIDGDLDAETIARKAMGIAADICVYTNGSLTVETV
- a CDS encoding MFS transporter, with amino-acid sequence MNTAEAVVVPAFKPPIHVKFAYGLGQAVQSGGFDVALPFTFFYYTQVLGLSGILTGIAVGLSLCADAIMDPLVGSISDNIKSKLGRRLPLMLLSIPLVALGFGLIFAPPKGLSEVMLFAWLLGASMLARGATSLFNVPLIALGAELSDGYLERSRIVVWRTVIGLLSAVVVIILAYSVYLTPPEGLFKVAAYPAFGWAVAGLLTVCMILCCAGIARYAIGLPQPETTSHSMLRRLPGEVMEIFSNRSFRILFFSCLLIMVAIGVNGTTGAHQNTYVWKIGTDEIQKLTFVLLIGTLIGVPSAPALARWFEKRSVVMIGVTMLNLVWLVAPLLWIAGLYRPSGQAAVAPLMVMMIVAGIGIGLVLVAFPAMMADAADEHELRFGRRREGLYFSGITFAAKAASGVGVLLAGIGLDIMGMPRKADPLLAVDPDALIRLVVVHGPLAAVISCVGVALLWPYGISRQVHDEISLKLRGR
- a CDS encoding DoxX family protein; the protein is MTARLVACWVLGPVYAAFGLFHLVAAPSFLPIMPPWIPEPALVIQLTGLAEIAGGLGLLIPRLRRWAGLGLALYAIGVFPANLHHAFGGVHVPGLPDSWWYHGPRLAMQPVLVALALWAGGWFAPRAG
- the thpR gene encoding RNA 2',3'-cyclic phosphodiesterase, with the translated sequence MLRLFAAIAIPWDIAQGLAAHQTGFNGARWRTAEQLHITLRFVGDTPETRADDLDAELSAIAIEPFDLQLAGVGHFGEPQDIHAIWAGVAENAALTRLQKRCESAARRAGIAADTRLYRPHVTLAYLKRPDPGAVMDWEAANNLLRSPAFTVKRFGLYSTHQTRDGSAYRLEGDYPLR
- a CDS encoding aldo/keto reductase yields the protein MQYSQLGRTGISVSRCCLGTMTWGSQNSEAEAHEQMDYALERGVTFWDTAEMYASPPTPETQGSTERHIGTWFARSGKRDKVVLASKVAGRSPMSWLRADGSPTRQTKAQIDEAVEASLKRLQTDYIDLYQLHWPDRAVRIFGGMTFQAYGPDHEGFEAILTALDAHVKAGRIRAIGVSNETPYGVMKFLEVSDRLGLPRVASIQNAYSLVNRVYEYGLAEIGVQEDVGLLPYSPLAQGALTGKYLDGALPAGARKTLYNRMQRYDGPGSQEAIRSYVDLAAQHGIDPATLALKFCDSRPFVTSTIIGATSMAQLTTDIDAFDYVWTPELEKAVDALHVERPNPCP
- a CDS encoding arylesterase is translated as MANTPERSFTRRAALAGLVLLPAAPALAQGKPRIVTVLGDSITAGLGLPRNLALPSVLEAELNRMGKGVRVRGAGVSGDTSAAGLARVDFSVQSDTNVCVVAFGGNDLLQGIDPKKTSANIDRIVGKLKARGIKVVLAGMAPPPALGRSYARDFAAIFPTLAKKHGAALYPNLLAGVGGIPRLNQRDGIHPTAEGVRIIVRGLAPVVARTLG
- a CDS encoding ABC transporter ATP-binding protein codes for the protein MFDAQTTTSPLRLEAVTLTLPSAAGPVEILKGVDLEVAPGERVAVVGPSGSGKSSLIAVAAGLERPTSGSVALFGQDMGKLSEDGRAKLRRAQVSLVFQSFHLLPNMTALENVAAPLEIAGRKGADDTARAWLAKVGLGERLTHYPHQLSGGEQQRVALARALAVEPKLLFADEPTGNLDGVNAHTVADMMFDLVAQTGAALVLVTHDVELAARADRTVTMGDGRIVA
- a CDS encoding FtsX-like permease family protein, whose protein sequence is MTLPLSFRFAARELRSGVAGFRIFLACLALGVAAIAAAGSTAEAFRQGLATQGREILGGDLRVSVEDRRFTAEERARFQAMGKTVFAAGQAAMAESPNGERRLVELRGVTPGYPLVGKVELTGAPNLDAAFAPDGDATGAAIEQALFDRLGLKLGDRFLIGEAKFVARAVLVSEPDRLGRGFSLAPRVLTSLKAVEDGGFLAEGLPDRGETARIALPKGADANAAARLLDPQRPKEGLGERRRGERQAGPPREGGGLEVRTRDEAANGVKRLIDQLEYFLGFIGLASLVAGGLGVAGAVGAYLEARKPSIATLKALGAEGVLIRNLYLIQVAVLALLGVGIGLAIGASAPLILGELAKDKLPIPALFAVYPMPLLKAAAFGLLAAAAFSLVPLARARSTPPSALFRRDLAGRVGWGLELWVTVLAGLGLAGLAVITAPTPMSAIVMIVGVAVAFGLLALLGRGAAWLAGRLRRFASGPWRIGLANLSGPRSAARTASPAIGLGVALLASVVLIQSSLLAQVSEVAPKTAPSMVFLDVPGERIEAFDATVEKAFGVPLTKQNFLRFPFVTGRIVGVKGRPVDLSRVKDSERWAYDNDLQMSTFATEPDDAGVQEGRWWKPDDPAPQVAMEIDAARGAGLAVGDMIAVNVLGRDIDARIAVLRKVEWGGFNPAFTVILNPKALEGAGLRWIAIAKASAAQEEAATRALGAGFAEVNVISVREGLAQAVEMFDRLSLAVRGAAAVAALAGLLVLAGAIAAGARARAREAATLKVLGGSRGQILLAYGVEYGAVGLIAGVFGVALGYAAAWPVVVLIFEATWSVDWSGVAALVGGAAGLAAVGGLLAAAQALSRRPAPVLRTE